In the Deltaproteobacteria bacterium genome, CGCTCTCGGCGGGGGTGGGCAACTTTCCCCTCGGCCGCACCAATCCGAGCGGCATCGGCGTGGGGGACACGGTCGTGTCCCAGGTCGGCCTGGAGGAGGAGATCCTGCTCCCGGGCAAGCGGGGCGCGCGCCTCGCGGCGGCCCGCCGCCGCGAAGCCGCGGCGGCGGCCGAGCGGGCGGACCTCGAGCGGCGACTCGCCTTCGAGCTGCGTGCGCGCTTCGTCGCGCTCCTCGAGGCGAGCGAGCGGCTGCGCCTGGCGCGCGAGAACCTCGAGCACTATCGCGAGACGGTGCGCGTGAGCGAGGCCCGCGCCCGCGAGGGCGACATCTCGCGCGCCGAGCTCGACAAGATCGCCCTCGAGCAGCGCGGCTTCGAGCGCGAGGTGGCGGACGCGGAGTCGGACCGCCGCGAGGCGGTGGCCGCGCTGCTCCCCCTGGTCGGTGTGGACGCGGCGGACGTGCAGCCGGTGGGCGAGCTCGCGCTCCCACCGACGCCTGCGGGCGTCGAGCAGCTGGTGAGCGAGGCGCTCGCGCGCCGCCCCGATCTCGAGGCCGCCGAGCGTGCCCGCGAGGCGGCCGAGGCGGCGCTCCGCCTGGCGCGCGCGGAGCGCTGGCCGAACCCGACCCTCGGTGTCCAGTACACGCACAGCGAGTTCCAGGTGTCGGGCGACCTCGCCGACCAGGTGGGCACGAGCGTCTCCGTGCCGCTCCCCGTCTTCAACCGGAACCAGGGCGAGATCGAGCGCGCCGAGGCCGAGGCGCTCATCGCGCGGCGCGAAGTCGAGAAGCTGCGCCTCGCGATCCCGCAGGAGGTTCGCTCGGCGGTGGCGAGCTACAGGATCGCCCGCGAGCGCGTCGAGCGCTTCGAGGGCGCCTTTCTCCGCCAGGCCGGCGAGGCGCGCCACGCGGCCGAGGTGTCGTTCCGCGAGGGCGCCGTGTCGCTGCTCGAGTTCCTCGAGGCG is a window encoding:
- a CDS encoding TolC family protein, with protein sequence MMTRSARRRSREGRARPPERRPVRRRWRVLALVLALGPAARGEDTVRLTLDEALAELRRQNPELLAGALHVRAAHGDVVTAGLLPNPTLSAGVGNFPLGRTNPSGIGVGDTVVSQVGLEEEILLPGKRGARLAAARRREAAAAAERADLERRLAFELRARFVALLEASERLRLARENLEHYRETVRVSEARAREGDISRAELDKIALEQRGFEREVADAESDRREAVAALLPLVGVDAADVQPVGELALPPTPAGVEQLVSEALARRPDLEAAERAREAAEAALRLARAERWPNPTLGVQYTHSEFQVSGDLADQVGTSVSVPLPVFNRNQGEIERAEAEALIARREVEKLRLAIPQEVRSAVASYRIARERVERFEGAFLRQAGEARHAAEVSFREGAVSLLEFLEAERTWVQTEREHLAGLRDVNTAAFDVTRAAALEVSP